A genome region from Deltaproteobacteria bacterium HGW-Deltaproteobacteria-4 includes the following:
- the fadE gene encoding acyl-CoA dehydrogenase (functions in fatty acid oxidation; converts acyl-CoA and FAD to FADH2 and delta2-enoyl-CoA), whose translation MIIFWIAAALTVLFITFIVVVPLRRVILTPVLFTLFKRMLPPLSATEREALESGSVGWDGELFSGYPDWQKLLALPAPTLTPAEQAFLDGPVETLCAMLDDWQIVEHDKDLPPEVWQFLKTQRFFGMIIPPAHGGLGFSALAHSAVILKLASRSITAAVTAMVPNSLGPAELLMQYGTQSQKDYYLPRLARGEEIPCFALTGPEAGSDAASMPDLGIVCKGLYEGKEIVGIRLNWEKRYITLGPVATLLGLAFKLNDPEHLLGDKVELGITLALIPTDTPGISIGRRHVPLDIPFQVGPNWGKDVFIPLDYLIGGAARAGQGWRMLMECLGVGRSISLPALSTGAGKLACRGVGAYARIRRQFHLPIGQMEGVEEPLARIAGLTYQMEAARVLTCAAVDRGEKPAVLSAIVKYYLTERMRVVLNDAMDVAGGSAICLGPRNYLGRPYQSIPIGITVEGANILTRTLIIFGQGAIRSHPYVLKEMQAVAHPDPAVGLQQFDRAFFAHVGLSISTAFRSFCFGLGGAYLLPVPGGPARRILQRTTRRCSAFALTADLSMLILGGNLKRKEKLSGRLADILANLYLISAMVKQFEERGRPVDELPLLEWSCAESLRAIDSAFVDFFRNFPNRPIAWLLRFLTFPLGIRPQGASDRLGHRVANLLMAPSTLRDRLTHGIYLPTGTKEVLGRIEDALHKVIAAEDVEKKLRIARKAKQIFAVDDGEALREGVAAGVISFAEAEMVEAANAARREVIRVDDFPADYGQNRGSHGE comes from the coding sequence ATGATTATCTTCTGGATTGCTGCCGCACTTACCGTTCTTTTCATCACCTTTATCGTCGTTGTCCCTCTCCGCCGCGTGATCTTGACCCCCGTCCTCTTTACCCTCTTCAAGCGGATGCTGCCGCCCCTCTCCGCCACCGAGCGCGAAGCCCTGGAGTCCGGCAGTGTCGGCTGGGACGGTGAACTCTTCAGCGGGTATCCGGATTGGCAAAAACTCCTTGCTCTCCCCGCCCCGACTCTGACCCCGGCCGAACAGGCTTTTCTCGATGGTCCGGTCGAGACGCTCTGCGCCATGCTTGATGACTGGCAGATTGTCGAACACGACAAGGACCTCCCCCCCGAGGTCTGGCAGTTTCTCAAGACTCAGCGCTTCTTCGGGATGATTATCCCCCCCGCGCACGGTGGACTCGGCTTCTCGGCCCTCGCCCATTCGGCGGTGATTCTGAAGCTTGCCAGCCGCAGCATCACCGCGGCGGTGACCGCCATGGTTCCCAACTCCCTCGGTCCCGCCGAACTCCTCATGCAGTACGGCACGCAAAGCCAGAAGGATTATTATCTGCCGCGTCTGGCGCGTGGTGAGGAGATCCCCTGTTTTGCCCTCACCGGTCCGGAAGCGGGGAGTGACGCGGCCTCGATGCCCGATCTCGGCATCGTTTGCAAGGGTCTGTACGAAGGGAAAGAGATCGTCGGCATCCGCCTCAACTGGGAGAAGCGCTATATCACCCTCGGTCCGGTGGCGACCCTCCTCGGTCTTGCTTTCAAACTGAACGATCCCGAGCACCTCCTCGGCGACAAGGTCGAGCTCGGCATCACCCTCGCCCTCATCCCTACCGACACGCCGGGGATCTCCATCGGCCGCCGTCATGTCCCCCTCGATATCCCTTTCCAGGTCGGCCCGAACTGGGGGAAGGATGTCTTCATTCCTCTCGACTATCTCATCGGCGGCGCCGCACGGGCCGGGCAGGGATGGCGGATGCTGATGGAGTGCCTCGGCGTCGGCCGTTCCATCTCCCTGCCGGCCCTCAGTACCGGCGCCGGCAAGCTCGCCTGTCGTGGCGTCGGCGCTTATGCCCGCATCCGCCGTCAGTTTCATCTGCCGATCGGTCAGATGGAGGGGGTGGAAGAACCGTTGGCACGCATCGCCGGTCTCACCTACCAGATGGAGGCGGCCCGTGTCCTCACCTGCGCCGCCGTCGATCGCGGCGAGAAACCGGCGGTCCTTTCCGCCATCGTCAAATACTACCTGACCGAGCGGATGCGGGTGGTCCTTAACGACGCCATGGATGTTGCCGGCGGCAGTGCCATCTGCCTCGGCCCCCGCAACTATCTTGGCCGCCCGTATCAATCGATCCCCATCGGCATTACCGTCGAAGGGGCCAATATCCTCACCCGCACTCTAATCATCTTCGGCCAGGGGGCGATCCGCAGCCATCCTTATGTCCTCAAGGAGATGCAGGCGGTTGCGCATCCCGACCCGGCTGTTGGCTTGCAGCAGTTCGATCGCGCCTTCTTTGCCCATGTCGGGCTGAGCATCAGCACTGCGTTTCGCTCCTTCTGCTTCGGTCTGGGCGGCGCCTATCTCCTCCCCGTCCCCGGCGGCCCGGCCCGGCGCATCCTGCAGCGCACCACCCGGCGTTGCAGCGCCTTCGCCCTCACCGCCGACCTTTCCATGCTGATCCTCGGCGGCAATCTCAAACGCAAGGAGAAGCTTTCCGGTCGCCTCGCCGATATCCTTGCCAACCTTTATCTGATCTCCGCCATGGTCAAACAGTTCGAAGAGCGGGGCCGGCCAGTGGACGAACTCCCTCTTTTAGAGTGGAGCTGCGCAGAGAGCCTGCGTGCCATCGACAGCGCCTTTGTCGACTTCTTCCGCAACTTCCCGAACCGGCCGATCGCCTGGCTGCTGCGCTTCCTCACCTTCCCTCTCGGTATCCGCCCGCAGGGGGCGAGTGATCGACTTGGCCACCGTGTCGCCAACCTGCTGATGGCGCCGTCGACGCTGCGCGATCGTTTGACGCACGGGATCTATCTGCCGACCGGGACGAAAGAAGTGCTGGGGCGGATCGAGGATGCCCTGCACAAAGTCATTGCCGCTGAAGATGTGGAGAAGAAGCTGCGCATCGCCCGCAAAGCCAAGCAGATCTTCGCCGTTGACGACGGAGAGGCGCTGCGCGAAGGCGTTGCTGCCGGCGTCATCAGCTTCGCCGAAGCCGAAATGGTCGAGGCCGCCAATGCCGCGCGGCGCGAAGTGATCCGCGTCGACGATTTTCCGGCCGACTACGGGCAGAATCGAGGCAGTCATGGAGAATAA
- a CDS encoding HlyC/CorC family transporter, with translation MESIIGELTLIFFLILANGFFSGSELAILSARKSTIAKLITDGSSRARMVDKLQNDPHRFLATVQIGVTVVGSLASAVGGTTAVKFLAPMLMTSSIPLIREGAEPIAIGLVVALVSYLSLILGELAPKTVGLQQADRVSLLVAKPINAIATIAGIAVTFLTLSNRAVLKLFGIKPESGQEFITREEVLHAVAAGGETGALNEFEHKVIENMLDFTRTQVREVLVPRPRIVAFDFDLPPAEIIELLLKNPFSRYPVYRERIDNVVGYIHAKDLLGQAVVHPEFSLDKLLRAAFFVPESQKTAALLREMQQRHLHMAFVVDEYGELSGLVTIEDLLEELVGEIEDEHDLHAARRIKRLGDGSFIVDALLPLNDVEELLDIEVEEQLPYDTLAGLVLYQLGRFPAAGEQVEWQGYRLTCVEVTPTAILRVKIERKVAEFLPG, from the coding sequence ATGGAATCGATCATCGGGGAACTGACCCTCATTTTTTTTCTGATCCTGGCGAACGGTTTCTTTTCCGGCTCCGAGCTGGCGATCCTTTCGGCGCGCAAGAGTACCATCGCCAAGCTGATCACTGACGGGAGCAGCCGGGCGCGGATGGTGGACAAGCTGCAGAACGATCCGCACCGCTTTCTGGCGACGGTGCAGATCGGTGTGACTGTCGTTGGTTCCCTCGCATCGGCCGTCGGCGGCACCACCGCTGTCAAATTTCTCGCCCCGATGCTGATGACGAGTTCGATCCCCTTGATTCGCGAAGGGGCCGAACCGATTGCCATCGGCCTGGTTGTGGCGCTGGTCTCTTATTTGTCGCTCATTCTCGGTGAACTCGCGCCCAAGACCGTCGGCCTGCAGCAAGCTGACCGCGTCTCTCTCCTGGTCGCCAAGCCGATCAATGCCATCGCGACGATTGCCGGGATCGCGGTCACCTTTCTCACCCTCTCTAATCGCGCCGTGTTGAAACTCTTCGGCATCAAACCGGAAAGCGGCCAGGAGTTTATTACCCGCGAAGAGGTGCTGCACGCCGTGGCGGCCGGGGGAGAAACCGGGGCGCTGAATGAATTTGAACACAAGGTCATCGAGAACATGCTCGACTTTACCCGCACCCAGGTACGGGAAGTGCTGGTCCCCCGCCCCCGCATCGTCGCTTTCGATTTCGATCTCCCCCCCGCGGAAATCATCGAGTTACTCCTGAAAAACCCTTTTTCTCGTTACCCGGTTTACCGCGAGCGGATCGACAACGTCGTCGGCTACATTCATGCCAAGGATCTCCTTGGTCAAGCCGTGGTCCATCCGGAATTTTCCCTCGACAAGCTTTTGCGCGCGGCCTTCTTTGTTCCGGAATCGCAGAAAACAGCGGCACTGCTGCGCGAGATGCAGCAGCGTCACCTCCATATGGCCTTTGTCGTCGATGAATACGGGGAGCTCAGCGGGCTGGTTACCATCGAGGATCTTCTCGAAGAACTGGTCGGTGAGATCGAGGATGAACATGATCTCCACGCTGCGCGCCGGATCAAGCGCCTCGGGGATGGCAGTTTTATCGTCGACGCCCTCCTCCCGCTCAATGATGTTGAGGAACTCCTTGATATCGAAGTCGAGGAGCAACTCCCTTACGACACCCTGGCCGGGCTGGTTTTGTATCAGCTGGGTCGCTTCCCCGCAGCCGGTGAACAGGTCGAATGGCAGGGCTATCGTCTTACCTGTGTCGAAGTGACGCCGACGGCGATTCTGCGGGTGAAGATTGAAAGGAAAGTAGCGGAATTTTTACCCGGTTGA
- a CDS encoding SRPBCC domain-containing protein: MLKIHTEITLDAPLDRVRELLADTGLYPQWHPLFPQVSGEIGVGKGIDVSVALPGIKLFSVRATIQEESAGRLLCWRYSYPLPGLFSWTYRHEIVELERGRVKFVQDSTYAGLLAPLYHLGMKNPLQRGMAELNKAVQRWGERRGISCLKC; this comes from the coding sequence ATGCTGAAAATCCATACGGAAATCACTCTTGACGCCCCCCTCGATCGGGTCAGGGAACTCCTCGCCGACACCGGTCTTTATCCGCAGTGGCACCCCCTCTTCCCGCAGGTCAGCGGCGAGATCGGCGTCGGCAAAGGGATCGATGTCAGCGTTGCCCTCCCCGGCATCAAGCTCTTTTCTGTGCGGGCAACGATCCAGGAGGAGAGCGCCGGCCGCTTGTTGTGCTGGCGCTACAGCTATCCCCTCCCCGGTCTCTTCAGCTGGACTTATCGCCATGAAATCGTCGAGCTCGAACGCGGCCGGGTGAAGTTTGTCCAGGACTCTACCTACGCCGGCCTTCTCGCCCCCCTTTACCATCTCGGGATGAAGAACCCGCTGCAGCGGGGGATGGCGGAGCTGAACAAGGCGGTGCAGCGCTGGGGGGAGAGAAGGGGAATTTCCTGCCTCAAATGCTGA
- a CDS encoding DUF1722 domain-containing protein, with product MENSIKIGISSCLLGERVRYDGGHKHNDYITDILGNYFSFVPVCPEVGCGLPIPREAMRLEGDPAAPRLLTNKSRVDLTAQMQSFCTAKVRELEKEDLCGFIFKKDSPSSGLFRVKVYNNGMAVKNGRGLFAAAVAKNFPLLPMEEEGRLNDAPLRENFIERVFSYRRWKDFLASAPTLGKLVEFHTAHKLLMMAHSPDYYRQMGVLVAHGKELGAPELFRRYEELLMKGLTLHATAAKNTNVLQHIMGYFKKELATDEKAELLEVISQYHNHLLPLIVPLTLLKHYVRKYDQAYLRSQIYLSPHPAQLMLRNHV from the coding sequence ATGGAAAATTCCATCAAGATCGGGATCAGTTCCTGCCTGCTGGGCGAGCGTGTCCGTTATGATGGCGGTCATAAGCACAATGACTACATCACTGATATTCTCGGGAACTATTTCTCCTTTGTGCCGGTCTGCCCCGAGGTCGGTTGTGGTCTGCCGATTCCCCGCGAAGCGATGCGCCTCGAAGGGGATCCGGCTGCGCCGCGATTGCTGACCAACAAGAGCCGCGTCGATCTCACTGCGCAGATGCAGTCCTTCTGCACCGCCAAGGTCCGGGAACTGGAGAAGGAAGATCTCTGCGGCTTCATCTTCAAGAAGGATTCTCCGAGTTCCGGCCTCTTTCGCGTCAAGGTTTACAATAACGGCATGGCGGTGAAGAACGGCCGCGGTCTCTTTGCTGCGGCCGTGGCCAAAAACTTCCCGCTGCTGCCGATGGAGGAGGAAGGGCGCCTCAACGATGCGCCGCTGCGCGAAAACTTTATCGAACGGGTTTTCAGTTACCGGCGCTGGAAAGACTTTCTGGCCAGCGCGCCGACGCTGGGCAAACTGGTGGAGTTTCACACCGCCCACAAGCTGCTGATGATGGCGCACAGTCCCGACTATTATCGTCAGATGGGGGTGCTGGTGGCGCATGGCAAGGAGCTGGGGGCACCGGAGTTGTTCCGCCGCTACGAAGAGCTGCTGATGAAGGGACTGACGCTGCATGCCACGGCTGCCAAGAACACCAACGTCCTGCAGCACATCATGGGTTATTTCAAAAAAGAGCTGGCAACGGATGAGAAAGCGGAGCTTCTCGAAGTCATCAGTCAGTACCACAATCATCTCCTGCCGCTGATTGTGCCGCTGACTCTGCTCAAACATTATGTCCGCAAGTACGACCAGGCTTATCTGCGGAGTCAGATCTATCTTTCGCCGCATCCGGCGCAGCTGATGCTGCGCAATCATGTGTAG
- a CDS encoding DUF2191 domain-containing protein: MRATLCIPDELIDEVQRLSGKKSKTQAIVTVMEEYVRRRKMEDLLSLRGKVEIDYDWEREESLELKAAEERARYGEQ; this comes from the coding sequence ATGCGTGCAACATTATGCATACCTGATGAGCTGATCGATGAAGTGCAACGGCTTTCCGGAAAAAAATCCAAAACGCAGGCGATTGTAACCGTCATGGAAGAGTATGTCCGTCGTCGGAAGATGGAGGATCTTTTGTCTTTGCGGGGAAAGGTTGAGATCGACTATGACTGGGAGCGGGAAGAATCCCTTGAATTAAAGGCAGCGGAAGAGCGGGCGCGTTATGGCGAGCAATAG
- a CDS encoding integrase, translating into MADTLNDMFLRKLKPEDKEYTRREKGGFGIRVLPSGRKTFIYMYRIDGHRKQLNIGTYKDADHPDGISLAVARIDYEAERARVKALKAGRAEGVDPVALKKEKRAERDVQRNAQTINDLVDEYLKRHAKKFKKSWQEDERVLKREVIPLWDKRKATEITKRDINRLLDGIVDRGSPVMANNTFKIVRKMFNYAIEKDIVILSPAQGVKMPAPKVARERVLSEDEIKAFWAALDTASMSDDVRRALKLILVTAQRPIEVIGMHTSELDGSWWTIPSDRAKNKKAHRVYLTANALQLIGELKVIDEESGELKDKGFIFPSPRRSKDEKIQPITRHALSKAVVKNCPSGCVNDCTNCSDAECKQDKRELEEKNKLGIVHFTPHDLRRTAATFMAQAGELDEVIDAVLNHVKKGIIKVYNLYKYDKEKQSSLENWERKLLSIVDGKKEANIISINSRRKKA; encoded by the coding sequence ATGGCTGACACTTTGAACGATATGTTCCTGCGTAAATTGAAGCCCGAGGACAAGGAGTACACCCGCCGCGAGAAGGGTGGCTTTGGCATCAGGGTCCTTCCGTCCGGGCGGAAGACATTCATCTATATGTACCGGATCGATGGTCACAGGAAGCAGCTGAATATCGGGACATATAAAGATGCAGACCATCCCGACGGAATCTCACTTGCTGTTGCCCGTATTGATTATGAAGCCGAACGCGCTAGGGTTAAAGCTTTGAAGGCGGGCCGGGCCGAAGGTGTGGACCCGGTTGCATTGAAGAAAGAGAAGCGTGCGGAACGTGACGTGCAGCGCAATGCCCAAACCATTAATGACTTGGTCGACGAATATCTAAAGCGCCATGCTAAGAAGTTCAAAAAGTCGTGGCAAGAGGATGAACGGGTACTGAAGCGGGAGGTCATTCCCCTTTGGGATAAACGTAAGGCCACAGAGATTACCAAGCGGGATATCAATCGGCTCTTGGACGGAATCGTTGACCGAGGCTCACCGGTGATGGCCAACAACACGTTCAAGATCGTTCGCAAGATGTTCAATTACGCGATCGAGAAAGACATCGTTATCCTTTCACCGGCACAGGGGGTCAAGATGCCGGCGCCGAAAGTGGCAAGGGAAAGAGTCCTCTCCGAAGATGAAATCAAAGCCTTCTGGGCAGCTCTCGACACAGCTTCCATGTCAGATGATGTTCGGAGGGCTTTAAAGCTGATCCTGGTGACGGCACAGCGTCCGATCGAAGTGATCGGAATGCACACTTCTGAGCTCGACGGCAGCTGGTGGACCATTCCGAGCGACCGTGCGAAGAACAAAAAAGCTCATCGTGTCTACCTGACGGCCAACGCCCTGCAGCTCATTGGCGAATTGAAGGTCATAGACGAGGAATCTGGAGAATTGAAGGACAAGGGTTTTATTTTTCCGAGTCCACGCCGTAGTAAAGATGAAAAGATTCAGCCGATCACGCGTCATGCGTTATCAAAAGCTGTGGTTAAAAATTGTCCCTCGGGATGCGTCAACGACTGCACAAATTGTTCAGATGCTGAATGCAAGCAAGATAAACGCGAGCTGGAGGAGAAGAACAAGCTGGGGATTGTCCATTTCACGCCGCATGATTTACGCCGGACCGCCGCAACCTTTATGGCACAAGCTGGTGAGCTTGACGAAGTCATCGACGCTGTACTCAACCACGTCAAAAAAGGCATCATCAAGGTTTACAATTTGTACAAATACGATAAGGAGAAGCAGTCGTCTTTGGAAAATTGGGAGCGTAAGTTGTTGTCGATCGTCGACGGGAAGAAGGAAGCGAATATCATCAGCATTAATTCCCGGCGGAAGAAAGCGTAA
- a CDS encoding DNA methyltransferase, with protein sequence MSSNAMHTIEQIESSLWEAADQLRANSKLTSSEYCMPVLGVIFLRHASNRYEVALAQIKAEQQAGKMPNRPLMKGDFIKRRALMMPEIARYDSLLKLPSGANLGTAIVDAMNAIEADFEPLNGQLPKEYDRFENDLLEHLLRTFDSAALRTASGDIFGRIYEYFLMKFAMQGAQDNGEFFTPPSLVQTIVNVIEPDHGIVFDPACGSGGMFVQSSHFIESHGEDTSHKLTFYGQEKTATTIRLAKMNLAVHGLEGDIREANTFYQDEHPIWGKCDFVMANPPFNVDMVDAEKIKDDRRLPFGLPGVNKTKKVGNGNYLWISYFHSYLGEKGRAGFVMSSQASSAGHGEAEVRRKLVETGDVDVMISIRSNFFYTRTVPCELWHFDKGKPAERRDQVLMLDARNIYRKVTRKIYDFSPEQLANLTAIVWLYRGEQNRFLGLVQDYFNSLCEEIVAIPHELGFYDATLVTLCQQLTELPESIRGIETVNPDQHHALVDALAEVSEAINAYQSDRTLLLADLSAFLKTNTPSPDTNAAQHTARQAFDPLAERCRGLVKQVDLLYKLTARAGQAAQELTGIEEVAELYDRRAGNRLIKQMDEERKQAVEQLKQAVYFHRQIHWLQERFPEAVMVPVPGLCKVVNRTDIEAADWSLTPGRYVGVAPAEVDDDFDFEQTMRDIHVELKDLNLEAVELAATIQENFEELGG encoded by the coding sequence ATGAGCAGCAACGCCATGCACACCATCGAGCAGATCGAATCGAGCCTCTGGGAGGCCGCCGATCAGCTTCGCGCCAACTCCAAACTCACCTCCAGTGAATATTGTATGCCGGTCCTCGGAGTGATCTTCCTGCGTCACGCCAGCAACCGTTACGAAGTCGCTCTGGCACAGATCAAGGCTGAGCAGCAAGCCGGCAAGATGCCGAACCGTCCGTTAATGAAGGGTGATTTTATCAAGCGCCGGGCCTTGATGATGCCGGAGATTGCTCGCTATGACTCCCTGCTGAAACTCCCCAGTGGTGCCAACCTCGGTACGGCGATCGTCGATGCGATGAATGCCATCGAGGCGGACTTCGAGCCTCTCAACGGACAACTTCCCAAAGAATATGATCGCTTCGAAAACGATCTCCTCGAACATCTGCTGCGTACCTTCGACAGTGCTGCCCTGCGTACGGCCAGCGGCGACATCTTTGGTCGCATCTACGAATACTTCCTGATGAAGTTCGCCATGCAGGGAGCGCAGGATAACGGCGAGTTCTTCACTCCGCCCTCGCTGGTCCAGACCATTGTCAACGTCATTGAGCCGGATCACGGCATTGTCTTCGATCCGGCTTGCGGCTCCGGCGGCATGTTCGTTCAGTCGAGTCACTTCATCGAGAGCCACGGTGAGGACACCAGCCACAAGCTCACCTTCTACGGACAGGAGAAGACCGCCACCACCATCCGCCTCGCCAAGATGAATCTGGCGGTGCATGGCCTGGAAGGGGACATCCGCGAGGCCAATACTTTCTATCAGGATGAGCATCCCATCTGGGGCAAGTGCGATTTTGTCATGGCTAACCCTCCTTTCAACGTCGATATGGTCGATGCCGAGAAGATCAAGGATGATCGTCGTCTCCCCTTCGGCCTGCCGGGGGTGAACAAGACCAAGAAGGTCGGCAACGGCAACTACCTGTGGATCTCTTACTTCCACAGCTACCTCGGCGAAAAGGGCCGGGCCGGATTCGTCATGTCGTCACAGGCCTCCAGCGCCGGGCACGGCGAGGCCGAGGTGCGGCGCAAGTTGGTTGAGACCGGTGATGTCGACGTGATGATCTCGATTCGTTCCAACTTCTTCTACACCCGCACCGTGCCCTGTGAACTCTGGCACTTCGACAAAGGGAAGCCGGCAGAGCGTCGCGATCAAGTGTTGATGCTCGATGCCCGCAATATCTACCGCAAGGTCACCCGCAAGATTTATGACTTCAGCCCCGAGCAACTTGCCAACCTCACCGCCATTGTCTGGCTCTATCGTGGGGAACAAAATCGCTTCCTCGGACTGGTGCAGGATTACTTCAACAGTTTATGCGAAGAAATCGTCGCAATCCCGCATGAACTGGGCTTTTACGACGCCACTCTGGTCACTTTGTGCCAGCAATTAACTGAATTACCTGAATCAATTCGGGGTATCGAGACAGTTAATCCCGATCAACACCACGCCTTGGTTGATGCCCTTGCCGAAGTCAGTGAGGCCATCAACGCCTACCAGTCCGACCGCACTCTGTTGCTTGCCGATCTGTCGGCATTCCTGAAAACCAATACACCCTCACCCGATACCAATGCCGCACAGCATACAGCACGGCAAGCATTTGATCCGTTGGCGGAGCGGTGCCGGGGATTGGTGAAGCAGGTTGACCTGCTCTACAAGTTGACCGCTCGTGCCGGACAGGCCGCACAGGAGTTAACCGGGATCGAGGAGGTAGCGGAGCTCTATGATCGTCGCGCCGGCAACCGTCTGATCAAGCAGATGGACGAAGAACGCAAGCAGGCGGTGGAGCAGCTTAAACAAGCGGTCTATTTCCATCGTCAGATTCACTGGCTACAAGAGCGCTTCCCCGAGGCCGTGATGGTGCCGGTGCCGGGGCTTTGTAAGGTGGTCAATCGTACTGATATCGAGGCTGCCGACTGGAGTTTGACGCCCGGTCGCTATGTCGGCGTTGCTCCTGCCGAAGTCGATGACGATTTTGATTTTGAGCAGACGATGCGGGATATCCATGTCGAGTTGAAGGACTTGAATTTAGAAGCAGTGGAATTGGCGGCGACGATTCAGGAGAACTTTGAGGAGCTGGGGGGATAA
- a CDS encoding ATP-dependent DNA helicase: MSLEGQLSDKKSLRTVTGKTADFPELAKDCVAFANAQGGRLFIGIEDKVILPPAEQRIKPEMLDTIRKRIGELTVNVVVLPSITRADNGGEYIKLLVNRSQSVASTSDGRFYLRVGDTSQPVLGDDVMRLADERPGRPWETMDSHVPRSEIDADKYNAFVAAIRSSDRVKSSVKEKSADELLTHYALAEGVTLTHLGVLLLGTAVQRRRLGTAPLIQAIKYDEMGQKINKWLWDDYALSPIELVDAVWREVPDFRESYEIAEGLFRRQIPAFDEKVIRELLVNALVHRPYTQRGDLFLNLHPERLEVVNPGRLPMGVTPQNILHASRRRNEGLASIFHDIGLMEKEGSGFDMLYDRLLSSGRPAPVPEEGPDWVKITIKRRILKPEVIRLVTEADGRYQLGQRERITLATLAQAEGLTARELATLLEVSSTEELVPWFGRLLTLDLVKSVGRTQATRYFVDPALLRDSGIKLPTTLKRIEPHRLQELVREDLRRYPQSKIGEISGRIGPEVNRSQLKRALAELVTLGVVVMVGERNGARYRLAANSE, from the coding sequence ATGAGCCTTGAAGGTCAGCTGAGCGACAAAAAATCACTCCGAACCGTGACGGGAAAGACCGCCGACTTCCCCGAGCTGGCCAAGGACTGCGTCGCCTTTGCCAATGCCCAGGGTGGACGGCTGTTCATCGGCATCGAAGACAAGGTGATCCTTCCTCCTGCTGAGCAGCGGATCAAGCCGGAGATGCTGGACACCATCCGCAAACGGATTGGTGAACTGACTGTTAATGTCGTTGTGTTGCCGAGCATTACCCGAGCAGACAATGGCGGTGAATATATCAAACTGCTCGTAAATCGCAGCCAGAGCGTGGCTTCTACCTCTGATGGGCGTTTTTATCTTCGGGTGGGGGATACCAGCCAGCCGGTGCTGGGGGATGATGTGATGCGTCTCGCCGATGAGCGACCGGGGCGGCCATGGGAAACGATGGACAGTCATGTCCCCCGTAGCGAGATTGATGCTGACAAGTACAACGCATTCGTAGCGGCCATTCGTTCGTCCGATCGGGTGAAAAGTTCAGTCAAGGAGAAGAGTGCCGACGAGTTACTGACCCACTATGCCCTTGCCGAAGGGGTAACTCTGACCCACCTGGGCGTGCTGCTTCTTGGCACAGCAGTGCAACGTCGAAGGCTTGGCACCGCGCCGCTGATACAGGCCATCAAGTACGACGAGATGGGGCAGAAGATCAACAAGTGGCTCTGGGATGATTATGCTCTGTCACCCATCGAACTGGTCGACGCCGTGTGGCGTGAGGTGCCGGACTTCCGGGAGAGCTACGAAATTGCCGAAGGACTTTTCCGCCGTCAGATTCCGGCATTCGATGAGAAGGTTATTCGAGAATTACTGGTCAATGCCCTGGTGCATCGACCTTACACCCAGCGCGGCGATCTTTTTCTCAATCTCCATCCGGAACGATTGGAAGTGGTCAACCCCGGACGATTACCGATGGGTGTTACCCCGCAGAACATCCTGCACGCCAGTCGCCGGCGCAATGAAGGGCTTGCCAGCATCTTCCACGACATCGGCTTGATGGAGAAAGAGGGGAGCGGTTTTGACATGCTTTATGATCGTCTCCTTTCCTCGGGTCGTCCGGCGCCAGTGCCAGAAGAAGGGCCGGATTGGGTCAAGATAACGATCAAGCGGCGCATCTTGAAGCCGGAGGTGATTCGCCTTGTCACCGAGGCCGATGGGCGCTATCAGCTGGGACAGCGAGAAAGGATTACCCTGGCGACATTGGCTCAAGCTGAAGGACTGACGGCACGTGAGCTGGCAACGCTCCTTGAGGTGAGTAGTACCGAAGAGTTGGTTCCATGGTTCGGGAGACTGCTCACGCTTGATCTGGTGAAAAGCGTCGGTCGGACGCAGGCAACTCGTTATTTTGTCGACCCGGCGCTCCTTCGCGATTCTGGTATCAAACTGCCGACAACCCTGAAACGAATTGAGCCCCATCGGCTTCAAGAGTTGGTACGTGAAGATCTCCGTCGTTATCCTCAATCGAAGATCGGGGAGATCAGTGGTCGAATTGGACCAGAGGTCAACCGATCACAACTAAAAAGAGCACTGGCCGAGTTGGTAACTCTTGGCGTGGTGGTGATGGTGGGCGAGCGTAATGGCGCTCGTTACCGGCTAGCAGCAAACTCCGAGTGA